Proteins encoded by one window of Lathyrus oleraceus cultivar Zhongwan6 chromosome 1, CAAS_Psat_ZW6_1.0, whole genome shotgun sequence:
- the LOC127134390 gene encoding homeobox-leucine zipper protein HOX11, producing the protein MELGLTLGDSSKPLIGLMEKHPHQTSKELGLGFTTTLSIGPNITTQIDQLQHEEQNTRTENLHQLDLLPQLSFPWNPPQNEFGVSSRSLEVNVVPPVTAVAVAEDEAVLSSSPNSAASSFQMDLCIYSRGGSGGGGGSLSGSGGNKRDFSDGEGYDQRNSSRVSDEDDNSVLGNTRKKLRLSKDQSAFLEESFKEHHTLNPKQKLALAKQLNLRPRQVEVWFQNRRARTKLKQTEVDCEYLKRCCETLTEENRRLHKELQELRALKTSNPFNMQLPATTLTMCPSCERVATNSTATSSVTNNTSAATINASNKTSDDSTSKVDIGFPFGKSKFQPQQHLELN; encoded by the exons ATGGAGCTTGGTTTAACCTTAGGAGACTCTTCAAAGCCTCTGATTGGCTTGATGGAAAAACATCCTCATCAAACTTCTAAAGAACTTGGATTAGGCTTCACCACCACTTTATCAATTGGTCCAAACATCACTACTCAAATAGATCAACTTCAACATGAAGAACAAAACACAAGAACTGAAAATTTGCATCAACTTGATCTTCTTCCTCAACTCTCCTTCCCATGGAATCCTCCTCAAAACG AGTTTGGAGTTTCATCAAGGAGCTTGGAGGTGAACGTAGTTCCTCCGGTGACCGCCGTGGCTGTGGCAGAAGACGAGGCTGTTCTTTCATCATCACCTAACAGTGCAGCATCTTCTTTTCAGATGGATCTCTGTATATACAGTCGAGGAGGAAGCGGCGGCGGTGGTGGGAGTTTGAGTGGCTCCGGAGGTAACAAAAGAGATTTTTCAGACGGTGAAGGTTATGATCAAAGAAATTCTTCAAGAGTTAGCGATGAAGATGATAACAGTGTCCTTGGAAACACAAGAAAGAAACTTAGGCTCTCAAAGGATCAATCTGCTTTTCTTGAAGAAAGCTTCAAAGAACACCACACTCTTAATCCT AAACAAAAACTGGCTCTTGCAAAACAACTCAACCTTCGACCTCGTCAAGTAGAAGTCTGGTTCCAAAACAGAAGAGCAAG GACAAAGTTGAAGCAAACAGAAGTAGATTGTGAATATTTAAAGAGATGTTGCGAGACACTAACAGAAGAGAATAGAAGATTACACAAGGAGCTTCAAGAATTAAGAGCTTTGAAAACTTCAAATCCATTCAACATGCAATTACCAGCAACTACTTTAACTATGTGTCCTTCTTGTGAACGTGTTGCGACGAATTCTACAGCGACTTCTTCCGTCACTAATAATACAAGTGCTGCCACTATCAATGCTAGCAACAAAACTAGTGATGATTCAACTTCGAAGGTTGATATTGGATTCCCTTTTGGAAAATCAAAGTTTCAGCCACAGCAACATCTTGAATTGAATTGA